In the Fibrobacter sp. UWR4 genome, one interval contains:
- a CDS encoding glycoside hydrolase family 43 protein yields the protein MAGFGVSASFAAGLSDCANSIKFDGHLNNLYKDLTLPSTGAGISGCENVRFYWTSSDTTFLKNDGTIAARLVNQNKAVQLSVNVTDGTQIETKKFDVSIHGYEPYTNYLFIYFPANNNENIYYAISNDGYNFTAMNGGNRVVAADSVSLKKGLRDPHILRAPDGYFYMVNTDMKSAEGWASNRGMVLMRSKDLVSWTHSTVHFPDKYKGTNFANVTRVWAPETIWDKDYVNSDGSKGRLMIYFSLLTNDGTIPYDKVYYLYANDDFTDVIGKPTYFFDRGSATIDMDIVYNENDSLYHAFFKNEGDGGICKTTAKKLTAPAGKEGSQWSKPSGTLQQTKEAVEGAGVFKLINQDSWILMYDCYMNGHYQFTSSPDLTNFKFVQDTKMAGAFTPRHGTVLPITAEETQRLMKVFPTEDFSPRQFNEPDTLKTLAGGEAVVGPCAGSKIVPYSKVNDGGWNPTTDLLVEPGSNITFGPHPWDGKIWKWTGPDSFGTTSREVTLKDLQWQNSGIYTVEYTNETGCKSYEKIKLVVNDPEHPYVEPVVCKDDEILNDQGKCVADTSMQDSLPEAIGPGIGPDVGNPTDVHFSAVPVRVQYFSMTGVLLQGKPKLAGVYLRRETLNNGLVRTSKFRIR from the coding sequence TTGGCTGGTTTTGGGGTTTCTGCATCTTTTGCGGCAGGCCTAAGCGACTGCGCCAACAGCATCAAATTTGATGGTCATCTGAACAACCTCTACAAGGACTTGACCCTCCCCTCCACCGGCGCGGGAATTTCCGGCTGCGAAAATGTGCGTTTTTACTGGACCTCCAGCGACACCACATTCTTGAAAAACGACGGTACCATTGCCGCCCGCCTGGTGAACCAGAATAAGGCGGTGCAGTTGTCTGTAAACGTAACCGACGGCACCCAGATTGAAACCAAGAAGTTCGACGTGAGCATTCACGGTTACGAACCTTACACCAACTACCTGTTCATCTACTTCCCAGCCAACAACAACGAGAACATTTACTACGCCATCAGTAACGATGGCTACAACTTTACTGCCATGAACGGCGGTAACCGCGTTGTGGCCGCAGATTCCGTTAGCCTGAAGAAGGGCCTTCGCGACCCCCACATTTTGCGGGCTCCCGACGGATACTTCTACATGGTGAATACCGACATGAAGAGCGCCGAGGGCTGGGCTAGCAACCGCGGCATGGTGCTGATGCGCTCCAAGGATCTGGTGAGCTGGACTCACAGCACGGTCCATTTCCCGGACAAGTACAAGGGAACCAACTTCGCCAACGTAACCCGCGTGTGGGCTCCCGAAACCATCTGGGACAAGGACTATGTGAATTCCGACGGCAGCAAGGGACGCCTGATGATTTACTTCTCCCTGCTTACAAACGACGGAACCATTCCCTACGACAAGGTTTACTACCTGTACGCCAACGACGACTTTACCGATGTGATTGGCAAGCCCACCTACTTCTTTGACCGCGGCTCCGCCACCATCGATATGGACATTGTCTATAACGAAAACGACAGCCTGTACCACGCCTTCTTCAAGAACGAAGGTGATGGCGGCATCTGTAAGACTACTGCCAAGAAATTGACGGCTCCTGCAGGCAAGGAAGGCTCCCAGTGGAGCAAGCCTAGTGGAACACTGCAGCAAACCAAGGAAGCGGTGGAAGGAGCTGGCGTTTTCAAGCTGATCAATCAGGATTCCTGGATTCTGATGTACGACTGCTACATGAATGGTCATTATCAGTTTACTAGCAGCCCGGACCTCACCAACTTCAAGTTCGTGCAGGATACTAAAATGGCGGGAGCATTTACTCCCCGTCATGGAACCGTATTGCCTATTACTGCGGAAGAAACTCAGCGCTTGATGAAGGTCTTCCCCACGGAAGATTTTTCGCCACGCCAATTCAACGAACCTGATACCTTGAAGACGCTGGCTGGCGGCGAGGCGGTGGTTGGCCCCTGCGCAGGCTCCAAGATCGTGCCCTATTCAAAGGTCAATGATGGCGGCTGGAATCCGACTACAGACCTGCTGGTAGAACCGGGTAGTAACATTACCTTTGGCCCGCATCCGTGGGATGGAAAAATTTGGAAGTGGACGGGTCCGGACTCCTTCGGGACGACCTCCCGCGAAGTGACCCTGAAGGATTTGCAGTGGCAGAACAGCGGCATCTACACGGTGGAATACACCAACGAAACCGGCTGCAAGTCCTATGAAAAGATCAAGCTGGTGGTGAACGATCCGGAACACCCTTATGTGGAACCGGTGGTCTGCAAGGATGACGAAATCCTGAATGACCAGGGCAAGTGCGTTGCCGACACTTCGATGCAGGATTCCCTGCCGGAAGCCATTGGACCTGGCATTGGCCCCGACGTTGGCAATCCGACGGACGTTCATTTCTCGGCGGTTCCGGTGCGTGTCCAGTATTTCAGTATGACGGGCGTACTGCTCCAGGGCAAGCCCAAGCTGGCCGGCGTCTACCTCCGTAGGGA